A stretch of the Microcella sp. genome encodes the following:
- a CDS encoding ABC transporter substrate-binding protein, with amino-acid sequence MKRLSLAIVAVAAVTISLTGCTNAAPAVDPDAKPSLLFWVDTPRVPQAEAYQELMADEIDITIEVIAQADAQTKITLANRAGSGWPDIIFGTAADTALFLDPSNGFAADLTDVVSQEIFDGFGEGNSDCLFDGTYYCLKNDLANTVLWYNTVIFDELGLTVPTTMDEFAATALQLEGTGYVAGAVGDQGYYAGFLQSSECPLADVTAPNVVRIAPNDPKCTRVAELMQPLLDAGVVDSRSSFDAGFIADVAQQNKVAMTIGPSWFGDFVIRPAESWGVPAGQIAAANMPAWGSGDDDRSGAWGGGVFTVSSHSLYPQLAADAAVWMTTSDVMAQLETTPTFPAYGPANQLWEARISADPYYASNPYPAMAAGANKISQVDRPVRFAFVAQIGSTLQATINGGGSLEQALNDFAVSLQNLAPGSGYQVETE; translated from the coding sequence ATGAAACGACTATCGCTGGCGATCGTCGCGGTAGCGGCGGTGACCATAAGCCTCACGGGATGCACCAACGCGGCGCCCGCGGTTGACCCGGACGCCAAGCCCTCCCTTCTTTTCTGGGTGGACACTCCGCGTGTTCCGCAGGCCGAGGCGTACCAAGAGCTCATGGCCGACGAGATCGACATCACGATCGAGGTGATCGCCCAGGCTGACGCCCAGACGAAGATCACGTTGGCTAACCGTGCCGGCAGTGGCTGGCCAGACATCATCTTCGGCACTGCAGCTGACACTGCCCTGTTCCTCGACCCGAGCAACGGATTCGCCGCTGACCTCACCGACGTGGTCTCTCAAGAAATCTTTGATGGCTTCGGCGAGGGCAACAGCGACTGCCTGTTTGATGGCACGTATTACTGCCTGAAGAACGACCTCGCGAACACGGTGCTGTGGTACAACACCGTGATCTTCGACGAGCTCGGGCTGACGGTACCGACGACCATGGACGAGTTTGCTGCCACGGCCCTTCAGCTTGAGGGCACCGGTTACGTTGCTGGAGCCGTCGGTGACCAGGGCTACTACGCTGGATTCTTGCAGTCGAGTGAATGCCCGCTTGCTGACGTCACGGCGCCGAACGTCGTCAGGATTGCCCCGAACGACCCGAAGTGCACTCGAGTCGCGGAGCTGATGCAGCCGCTGCTCGACGCAGGAGTGGTCGACAGCCGCTCGAGCTTCGACGCCGGATTCATCGCTGACGTCGCACAGCAGAACAAAGTTGCCATGACGATCGGCCCGTCGTGGTTCGGTGACTTCGTCATCCGGCCCGCAGAGTCGTGGGGCGTGCCCGCAGGCCAGATCGCTGCCGCGAACATGCCCGCATGGGGCAGCGGTGACGACGACCGGTCTGGCGCCTGGGGCGGTGGAGTCTTCACGGTCTCGTCTCACTCGCTCTACCCGCAGCTCGCTGCCGATGCTGCCGTGTGGATGACGACGTCTGACGTCATGGCTCAGCTCGAGACGACCCCAACGTTCCCGGCCTACGGCCCGGCGAACCAGTTGTGGGAAGCCCGCATTTCGGCTGACCCGTACTACGCCTCGAACCCCTACCCGGCCATGGCTGCTGGCGCGAACAAGATCTCGCAGGTTGACCGACCCGTGCGATTCGCCTTCGTGGCGCAGATCGGTTCGACGCTTCAAGCGACGATCAACGGTGGCGGTTCGCTGGAACAGGCGTTGAACGACTTCGCCGTCTCGTTGCAGAATCTTGCGCCGGGTTCCGGGTACCAAGTCGAAACCGAGTAG
- a CDS encoding enolase C-terminal domain-like protein, translating into MLSTDAGITGYSFALRGVQIADVVDRRMRAELIGRDPLQREYLWHRLWEIDRIDRFPVGIFGIIDTAIWDIGAKAAGMPLHQLLGTFRTEIHAYASTVTYSSIDEYLDVADQCLELGFPAIKLHAWGDARRDAELCLALRDRVGPNVPLMYDGSAGFDLLDAIYLGRALGEADYLWYEEPMKEFSITSYQRLGERVDVPLMVCEVAEGAHMTTADFIASGCADVVRTSSGLRGGVTGAMRIAHLADSFQIRAEVHGGGLVARHLVLAISNTTYYEALVDANPVARPVEVDERGMVAATTSPGIGWEQQWAESGVPAALEPFGATAAKVSGEP; encoded by the coding sequence GTGCTCAGCACCGATGCTGGAATTACGGGATATAGCTTTGCCCTCCGAGGCGTTCAGATCGCCGATGTCGTCGATCGACGCATGCGCGCCGAGTTGATCGGACGCGATCCCTTGCAGCGCGAATACCTGTGGCATCGGCTGTGGGAGATCGACCGGATTGACCGCTTTCCGGTCGGCATCTTCGGGATCATCGACACGGCAATCTGGGATATTGGAGCGAAAGCGGCCGGCATGCCGTTGCACCAGCTGTTGGGAACCTTCCGCACAGAAATCCATGCCTACGCATCGACTGTCACATACTCGTCGATCGACGAGTACCTCGATGTCGCAGACCAGTGTCTCGAGCTCGGGTTCCCCGCCATCAAGCTGCATGCGTGGGGCGACGCGCGGCGAGATGCTGAGCTCTGCCTCGCCCTTCGCGATCGTGTTGGCCCGAACGTGCCTCTCATGTACGACGGTTCCGCGGGGTTCGACCTGCTCGACGCCATATATCTTGGCAGAGCCCTCGGAGAGGCAGACTACCTCTGGTATGAGGAGCCGATGAAGGAGTTCAGCATCACGTCGTACCAACGTCTGGGTGAGCGAGTCGATGTGCCGCTCATGGTGTGCGAGGTCGCAGAAGGCGCGCACATGACGACTGCCGACTTCATCGCGAGTGGATGCGCTGATGTCGTGCGCACCAGTTCCGGGCTCCGTGGTGGCGTTACTGGGGCGATGCGGATCGCTCACCTGGCCGACTCGTTTCAGATTCGGGCCGAGGTCCATGGCGGTGGACTCGTCGCTCGGCACCTGGTGCTGGCAATTTCGAACACGACCTACTACGAGGCGCTCGTTGATGCAAACCCGGTGGCGCGGCCAGTGGAGGTCGACGAACGAGGCATGGTGGCCGCGACGACGTCGCCGGGTATCGGGTGGGAACAGCAGTGGGCCGAGTCGGGTGTACCCGCAGCATTGGAGCCCTTTGGAGCGACGGCGGCAAAGGTGAGCGGGGAGCCTTGA
- a CDS encoding fumarylacetoacetate hydrolase family protein: MQLMRLGPAGHEKPVVRVDETSYVDVSDFVPDFDEAFFGSSGRGGGMLRLEQLVAERIAAGSVHPFVGADGVAQRVGAPIARPHQILCIGLNYSDHAAESGMPVPDEPILFTKSPNTLVGPHDDVIMPRGATKLDWEVELGIVIGARTSYLDSPEQARVHIAGYVVVNDVSERAFQIERGGQWAKGKSAETFNPAGPWLATADELDDVMALGMWLDVNGQRRQTGSTSTMIFDPFVIVHYLSQFLVLEPGDLINTGTPPGVGLGMTPPTYLQVGDVMALGIDGLGEQRQTVIAPR, from the coding sequence ATGCAACTCATGCGCCTCGGCCCAGCGGGCCACGAGAAGCCCGTCGTGCGCGTCGACGAGACCTCGTACGTTGACGTCTCAGACTTCGTGCCCGACTTCGATGAGGCCTTCTTCGGCTCGTCCGGCAGAGGGGGCGGGATGCTCCGTCTCGAGCAGCTCGTCGCTGAGCGCATCGCGGCCGGCAGCGTGCATCCTTTCGTCGGGGCAGACGGTGTCGCTCAGCGGGTCGGCGCGCCGATCGCCCGTCCGCACCAGATTCTCTGCATCGGGCTGAACTACTCAGACCACGCAGCCGAGTCGGGCATGCCCGTGCCCGACGAGCCGATCCTCTTCACGAAGAGCCCCAACACTCTCGTCGGGCCGCACGACGACGTCATCATGCCGCGCGGAGCGACGAAGCTCGACTGGGAGGTCGAGCTCGGCATCGTCATCGGCGCGCGCACCAGCTACCTCGACAGCCCCGAGCAGGCGCGCGTCCACATCGCCGGCTACGTCGTCGTCAACGATGTGAGCGAGCGGGCGTTCCAGATCGAGCGCGGCGGGCAGTGGGCGAAGGGCAAGTCGGCCGAGACCTTCAACCCCGCCGGACCATGGCTCGCGACGGCCGACGAGCTCGACGACGTGATGGCACTGGGCATGTGGCTCGACGTCAACGGCCAACGCCGTCAGACGGGCTCGACCTCGACGATGATCTTCGATCCGTTCGTGATCGTGCACTACCTGAGCCAGTTCCTCGTGCTCGAGCCGGGCGACCTCATCAACACCGGCACCCCTCCGGGCGTCGGCCTCGGCATGACGCCGCCGACCTATCTTCAGGTGGGTGACGTCATGGCGCTCGGCATCGACGGGCTCGGCGAGCAGCGGCAGACGGTCATCGCGCCACGCTGA
- a CDS encoding SDR family NAD(P)-dependent oxidoreductase, with protein MSDLSGLTAVITGAGSGIGLATARSLTAAGARVFGLDLDPGEMQGVAEWISCDIGSTEHVSTAFATLSNTLTSLDILVNNAGIGAVGTVEDSSDDEWMRVLNVNVVGIARVTRAALPLLRASNVASIVNTCSIAATVGLPQRAVYSASKGAVQSLTLAMAADHMVDGIRVNCVNPGTAGTPWVARLLDLAHDPIAERNALEQRQPNGRLVTPEEVANAIRFLASPDQRSITATVLAVDGGMDGLRVRPR; from the coding sequence ATGTCTGATCTCAGCGGCCTCACGGCTGTCATCACCGGGGCCGGTTCAGGTATCGGCCTGGCCACGGCAAGAAGTCTGACCGCCGCGGGCGCGCGGGTCTTCGGACTCGACCTGGATCCCGGTGAGATGCAGGGGGTCGCCGAGTGGATTTCGTGTGACATCGGATCTACAGAGCACGTCTCGACGGCCTTCGCCACTCTGTCGAACACCCTGACATCGCTCGACATCCTGGTGAACAACGCTGGCATTGGCGCGGTGGGCACTGTTGAAGACAGTTCTGACGATGAGTGGATGCGCGTGCTCAACGTCAACGTCGTCGGCATCGCGCGTGTGACGAGAGCTGCGCTCCCGTTGCTGAGGGCTAGCAACGTAGCCTCGATTGTCAACACCTGCTCAATAGCAGCGACCGTCGGACTCCCCCAACGAGCGGTGTATTCCGCGAGCAAAGGCGCTGTGCAATCGCTGACCCTGGCCATGGCAGCCGACCACATGGTCGACGGAATTCGAGTCAATTGTGTCAACCCCGGCACCGCCGGCACTCCCTGGGTGGCGCGGCTGCTCGACCTTGCACATGATCCGATTGCCGAGCGCAACGCTCTCGAACAGCGACAACCGAATGGTCGTCTCGTCACTCCCGAAGAGGTCGCCAACGCGATTCGTTTTCTCGCAAGCCCTGATCAGCGTTCCATCACCGCGACGGTGCTCGCTGTGGACGGCGGTATGGACGGGTTGCGCGTGCGACCGCGCTAG
- a CDS encoding Gfo/Idh/MocA family protein has product MIDLFQDVSEHCRLQIAPEHQRPVAIVGAGGIVEGAHLPAYARAGVTVVGITDLDLERARRVAQAFGIPRVYETVDELLADPAVDVVDIAVPVAAQPPIFRAAVAAGKHILAQKPFATDPETASELAHLAADAGLVAVVNQQMRYDEGIAAAHRMVELGWIGDITSFSITVNLATPWELWEWAQPMERLEIMVHSIHYHDVVRWFMGEPSSVYAVGGRTPGQYPVGETRTVSTYRFASGASALVHANHVNRGGDNTAEFRMDGVEGAIRGTIGLLYDYPDGRPDTLEIMSRTIPTDGWVPYPVTQRWIPDAFIGTIGSVCDAIATGSTPRTSAIDNVKTVALVDALYTSMNENRVVDFTA; this is encoded by the coding sequence ATGATCGATCTGTTCCAGGATGTCTCTGAGCACTGCCGCCTTCAGATCGCACCAGAGCACCAGCGACCGGTCGCGATCGTCGGCGCGGGAGGCATTGTCGAAGGCGCGCATCTGCCGGCCTACGCTCGCGCCGGAGTGACCGTAGTGGGCATTACCGATCTAGATCTCGAACGTGCTCGTCGAGTGGCACAGGCGTTCGGCATTCCCCGCGTGTACGAGACGGTGGACGAGTTGCTCGCAGACCCTGCGGTCGATGTCGTCGACATTGCGGTGCCGGTCGCTGCGCAGCCGCCCATCTTTCGGGCAGCGGTAGCGGCGGGAAAACACATACTCGCCCAGAAGCCCTTCGCGACCGATCCTGAAACCGCTTCAGAACTGGCGCACCTCGCGGCTGACGCCGGGCTAGTGGCGGTGGTGAACCAGCAAATGCGGTACGACGAAGGAATCGCCGCGGCGCACCGCATGGTCGAACTCGGATGGATCGGCGACATCACCTCGTTCTCCATCACCGTGAACCTCGCGACGCCCTGGGAACTGTGGGAATGGGCCCAGCCCATGGAGCGCCTCGAGATCATGGTGCACTCGATCCACTACCACGACGTCGTGCGCTGGTTCATGGGTGAACCGTCGTCGGTGTACGCCGTCGGCGGCCGGACGCCGGGTCAGTATCCGGTCGGTGAGACACGAACGGTCAGCACCTATCGTTTCGCCAGCGGTGCGTCGGCACTCGTGCATGCCAACCACGTGAATCGTGGTGGCGACAACACGGCGGAGTTTCGCATGGACGGCGTCGAAGGCGCGATTCGTGGAACGATTGGGTTGCTCTACGACTATCCCGACGGCCGCCCCGACACGCTGGAGATCATGAGCCGAACGATTCCTACCGATGGATGGGTGCCGTATCCCGTCACTCAGCGGTGGATCCCCGATGCGTTCATCGGCACCATCGGTTCAGTGTGTGATGCCATCGCGACGGGGTCGACTCCTCGCACGAGCGCGATCGATAATGTCAAGACCGTTGCACTCGTCGATGCGTTGTACACCTCGATGAACGAGAATCGCGTCGTCGACTTCACTGCGTGA
- a CDS encoding DUF1349 domain-containing protein, producing MEFAVPGTPLTLARTGPAGGGEPRVSGDHVVLTAAARSDLFLDPDDSSSPAPDAERFMAQVAGDFVFGGHVTAQFTAPYDSGVLLVMIDEANWFKVCSERDPHGTPRVVTVVTRNGRSDDANAWEVAPSGTHLRVARRGATAALHASDDGARWHLLRYFDPGFAAPSVEIGILAQSPAGDGTTATFSDMFFRNETLENVRDGS from the coding sequence GTGGAGTTTGCAGTACCAGGCACACCCCTCACACTCGCCCGCACCGGTCCGGCCGGCGGCGGTGAACCGCGAGTCAGCGGCGATCACGTGGTACTCACAGCCGCCGCACGATCAGATTTGTTCCTTGATCCTGACGACTCATCATCACCTGCACCTGACGCCGAGCGCTTCATGGCGCAGGTTGCGGGCGACTTCGTTTTCGGCGGGCACGTCACTGCCCAATTCACCGCTCCGTACGACTCCGGAGTGCTCCTGGTGATGATCGACGAGGCCAACTGGTTCAAGGTGTGCAGCGAACGTGATCCGCATGGCACGCCAAGGGTAGTGACGGTCGTGACCCGCAACGGGCGTTCCGATGACGCAAACGCCTGGGAGGTTGCCCCCAGCGGCACTCACCTTCGCGTCGCTCGGCGAGGGGCCACAGCGGCGTTGCATGCTTCAGACGACGGGGCGCGGTGGCATCTCCTGCGGTACTTCGATCCCGGATTCGCAGCACCCAGCGTGGAGATCGGAATTCTTGCTCAGTCGCCCGCTGGCGACGGCACAACCGCAACGTTCAGCGACATGTTCTTCCGCAACGAGACGCTCGAGAACGTGCGCGACGGAAGCTAA
- a CDS encoding LacI family DNA-binding transcriptional regulator → MANIRDVAVRARVSPATVSRVLSGDPRLRVADDTRARVVDAVRELKYVPSHAGRSLRTARSRAVAVVVPDVTSAVFAELTAGATEAATERGLTVVLARAEEVNADSEWMTRVVGEGRVDGLILQIPDGSPPDLIDALALLPIPIVVINSVDHGPLNTIVLNDAAGVRTAVDHLVDLGHRDIGFIGGVDSSATGTRRRNAFIESLRAHKLSVPGESSPAGWVTACGYSGQQGRVAATKLLSLPNLPTALVVANLNAALGVLAEVHRSPLRVPDDMSLVALHDVWYADSIWPPLTTVRMPLRQLGAAAVELVAESRTSETVHSVVGEAPVLIVRESTTSRPVL, encoded by the coding sequence ATGGCCAACATTCGAGATGTTGCTGTCCGTGCGCGCGTTTCACCCGCCACCGTGTCCCGCGTGTTGTCTGGCGATCCGCGTCTGCGCGTCGCCGATGACACGCGTGCTCGCGTCGTCGACGCGGTGCGCGAGCTCAAGTACGTGCCCAGTCATGCGGGTAGATCGTTGCGCACGGCCCGTTCGAGGGCGGTTGCCGTGGTTGTTCCCGACGTCACCTCCGCGGTCTTCGCTGAACTGACGGCGGGGGCGACTGAGGCCGCAACCGAGCGGGGGTTGACTGTCGTACTCGCTCGCGCAGAAGAGGTGAACGCTGACTCCGAATGGATGACACGCGTCGTGGGAGAGGGCCGGGTTGATGGCCTCATTCTTCAGATTCCAGACGGTTCGCCCCCTGATCTCATCGACGCGCTCGCGCTCCTTCCGATACCGATCGTGGTGATCAACTCAGTCGATCACGGGCCGCTCAACACGATCGTGCTGAACGATGCTGCGGGTGTGCGCACCGCTGTTGATCACCTCGTTGACCTGGGACACCGAGATATTGGGTTCATCGGGGGTGTCGATTCGAGCGCGACCGGTACACGCCGTCGGAACGCGTTCATCGAGAGCCTTCGTGCCCACAAGCTTTCGGTGCCGGGGGAGTCGTCACCGGCGGGATGGGTAACCGCATGTGGGTACAGCGGTCAGCAAGGCCGTGTAGCCGCAACCAAGCTGTTGTCTTTGCCGAACCTGCCGACTGCTTTGGTGGTGGCTAATCTCAATGCCGCCTTGGGCGTGCTTGCTGAGGTTCATCGCAGCCCGCTCCGCGTTCCGGACGACATGTCGCTCGTTGCTTTGCACGACGTCTGGTACGCGGATTCCATCTGGCCCCCCCTGACCACCGTTCGTATGCCCCTTCGGCAGTTAGGCGCGGCCGCTGTCGAGCTCGTGGCCGAATCGCGGACGTCAGAGACCGTGCATAGCGTCGTCGGCGAGGCTCCCGTCTTGATCGTGCGGGAGTCGACGACCAGTCGGCCCGTCCTGTGA